A single window of Deltaproteobacteria bacterium DNA harbors:
- the rfbD gene encoding dTDP-4-dehydrorhamnose reductase has protein sequence MSRIVVAGARGMLGRAVAGALRAYRHNVVEWDVAEGDLSDEKTVAWMMDDMRPGVVINCAGYTDVEGAEDPANLDAARRANVDIPAHLARACAKKNRRFVHISTDYVFDGTARAPITEDAEPNPISVYARTKLDGERAVLESGAQNAVIIRTAWLYGRLGRNFVDTIRRKAREHHRLEVVNDQTGCPTYATDLAETIVRVTHGVETGIFNAVNAGQATWYDLACAVVELAGIEGVEVVPCTSDRYPTKAKRPAYSVLDCSRLTRAIGFTMRPWREALRDYLTGSPA, from the coding sequence ATGAGTCGAATTGTGGTGGCGGGCGCGAGGGGGATGCTCGGACGCGCGGTAGCGGGCGCGTTGCGCGCTTATCGTCACAATGTCGTCGAATGGGACGTCGCCGAAGGCGATCTTTCCGACGAAAAGACGGTCGCGTGGATGATGGACGACATGCGTCCCGGCGTGGTCATCAACTGCGCGGGGTACACCGACGTCGAGGGCGCGGAAGATCCGGCGAATCTGGACGCGGCGCGGCGGGCCAATGTCGACATCCCGGCACATCTCGCCCGCGCGTGCGCAAAAAAGAACCGCCGCTTCGTGCACATCTCCACCGACTATGTATTCGATGGAACGGCGCGCGCGCCGATCACGGAAGACGCCGAGCCGAATCCCATTTCGGTTTACGCGCGGACGAAACTCGACGGCGAGCGCGCGGTGCTGGAATCCGGCGCGCAAAACGCGGTCATCATCCGGACCGCATGGCTCTATGGTCGGCTCGGACGCAACTTCGTGGACACCATTCGCCGAAAGGCGCGCGAACATCATCGTCTCGAAGTGGTGAACGACCAGACCGGCTGTCCGACATATGCGACCGATCTCGCCGAGACCATCGTGCGCGTCACGCATGGCGTCGAGACGGGGATCTTCAACGCAGTCAACGCGGGGCAGGCGACGTGGTACGACCTCGCGTGCGCGGTGGTGGAGCTGGCCGGAATCGAGGGTGTCGAGGTCGTTCCCTGCACGAGCGACCGCTACCCCACCAAAGCCAAACGCCCTGCTTATTCGGTGCTCGACTGTTCCCGGCTCACGCGCGCGATCGGCTTTACGATGCGCCCGTGGCGTGAAGCCCTGCGCGACTATCTGACCGGATCTCCCGCATGA
- a CDS encoding glycosyltransferase family 39 protein, whose amino-acid sequence MLPDENWRGWRVAPVVVFAAYVAVRLAVFAASDNGIDFHHNAYDRGLFVERWLANFEVVPDAAYGPVGYYLTAATMALVPDPILAPRLLSLISSLALFWIVAVLARRIFGVREAVLALVLLSVHPHGIRLSVVGLDMMPYAALVMAAFLAWDRWWTNPERVGLAALAGFAFTIAAATRFEIWAVLPMVAGLALLRARRAGLAFVAASAVFPVAWCVWQWRQTGDPLNFLGISQGVSAIHMAGLSLFERAIAWPAVLAHDAPLPTALLALAAFITLRRTRRAWALMASAAWTFAVFETQTLRGAMGTNETKYVMPLVVMLIPQAAAELVRRLNGRRFEKFIASGMSVILIGLSTIVTLADNTRFAVPGGAVEQAAFLRETPRRPERVVIGTSLQGWLLVHADLADGRAVLAAPGPGGAFDEDDLRKLLDEPCVRYLAYEPDNPVDFAPVLELPDETKAERLGFTFTRVFRSGDGRFAVYRVERPDSADCLGP is encoded by the coding sequence ATGCTCCCCGACGAAAACTGGCGGGGCTGGCGCGTCGCGCCGGTGGTCGTATTCGCCGCGTACGTCGCCGTGCGTCTCGCGGTCTTCGCGGCGTCCGACAACGGCATCGACTTCCACCACAACGCGTACGACCGCGGCTTGTTCGTCGAGCGCTGGCTCGCGAACTTCGAGGTCGTGCCCGACGCCGCGTACGGCCCCGTCGGTTATTACCTCACCGCCGCGACGATGGCCCTTGTGCCCGACCCGATTCTCGCGCCGCGCCTGCTGTCACTCATTTCCTCTCTCGCACTGTTCTGGATCGTCGCGGTTCTCGCGCGGCGAATCTTCGGCGTGCGCGAGGCCGTGCTCGCCCTCGTGCTGCTCTCGGTGCACCCGCACGGCATTCGACTTTCGGTCGTGGGCCTCGACATGATGCCCTACGCGGCGCTCGTCATGGCGGCGTTTCTCGCATGGGACCGGTGGTGGACGAACCCCGAGCGCGTCGGACTCGCCGCTCTCGCGGGTTTCGCGTTCACGATCGCGGCGGCCACGCGGTTCGAGATCTGGGCCGTGCTGCCGATGGTCGCGGGGCTCGCGCTCTTGCGCGCGCGGCGCGCGGGGCTCGCGTTTGTCGCCGCGAGCGCGGTGTTTCCGGTGGCGTGGTGCGTGTGGCAGTGGCGGCAAACGGGCGATCCGCTGAATTTCCTCGGCATCTCGCAGGGTGTGTCGGCGATCCACATGGCGGGGCTCTCACTCTTCGAGCGCGCGATCGCCTGGCCGGCGGTGCTCGCCCACGACGCACCGCTTCCCACCGCGTTGCTCGCTCTCGCCGCGTTCATCACGCTGCGTCGCACGCGCCGGGCGTGGGCGCTGATGGCGAGCGCCGCGTGGACCTTCGCGGTCTTCGAGACGCAGACCCTGCGTGGCGCGATGGGCACGAACGAAACCAAATACGTCATGCCGCTCGTGGTGATGCTGATCCCGCAGGCCGCGGCGGAACTCGTTCGCCGGCTGAACGGACGTCGGTTCGAGAAGTTCATCGCGTCGGGGATGTCGGTGATCCTCATCGGTCTCTCGACGATCGTCACGCTCGCCGACAACACGCGCTTCGCCGTCCCCGGCGGGGCGGTGGAACAGGCTGCGTTTCTGCGCGAGACCCCCCGCCGGCCCGAGCGCGTGGTGATCGGAACGAGCCTGCAGGGCTGGCTGCTTGTGCACGCCGATCTGGCGGACGGCCGGGCGGTGCTGGCCGCGCCGGGGCCTGGCGGGGCGTTCGACGAGGATGACTTGCGGAAGTTGCTCGACGAACCGTGCGTCCGGTATCTCGCATACGAGCCGGACAACCCGGTCGATTTCGCGCCGGTGCTCGAGCTCCCCGACGAGACGAAGGCCGAGCGCCTCGGTTTCACGTTCACGC